The sequence below is a genomic window from Ischnura elegans chromosome 2, ioIscEleg1.1, whole genome shotgun sequence.
CGTTAAATATTGAGtcattttgggtacttttcaaTCATGATAAACAAAACCCCTTGCATTGCAcggtaaatatttctttaataggCTAGAGTGAATACATAAATCTCCTTCATTTAACTTAGTATGATATGGTCAAAAATCGCCCCAAAAACAGCGTCATATATCGAGCAGGAGTACGTGTTTAAAGGGTTATTGAACAGTAAGAGACGAAACTGTAAGAGGCGATGGAATTTTCCCGATATGAAAATAACTCCCTGCCCTCCTCTCATCCACCCTTAGGCAGTTCCTCAGCCAGTAGCGGAGCTTTCGGAGGCGGCTTCGGGGGTGGATTTGGGGGCGGTGGCAAGGGTGGCTTAGGAGGTGGTCTCGGCCTCGGTGGAGGCTTAATGGGAGGACTTGGTGGAGGCCTCGGAGGAGGCAAAGGCATCGGGGGCGGCGGTGGCGGAGGTCTTGGAGGCGGTGGTGGCTTCGGAGGCGGCGGGGGTGGTGGTCTCGGCGGCGGCAAGGGTATCGGAGGAGGCGGAGGCGGCTACGGAGGTCAAGGAGGCGGCGGATACGGGGGCGGGGGCAAGGGAGGAAAAGGTATCGGGGGCGGACACGGAGGCGGCGGTGGTCTCGGTGGCGGTCACGGCGGTGGCGGAGGTCTTGGAGGCGGCGGAGGTCTTGGAGGCGGCGGGGGTGGGGCCGGTGGCTACGGGGGCGGTGGCGCCGGAGGCTATGGAGGAGGCGGTTCTGGTGGTTTCGGAGGCGGTGGTGGACATGCAGGCGGCGGTGGACTAGGCGGCGGGCATGGGGGCGGTGGTGGACTTGGAGGAGGCGGAGGTGGTCATGGAGGCGGCGGATATGGTGGTGGAGGCCACGGGGGCGGTGGATACGGAGGCGGCGGCCACGGAAGTGGAGGTCTCGGAGGTGGACACGGAGGCGGCGGCCACGGAGGTGGTGGTCTCGGAGGAGGACACGGAGGCGGCGGTGGTCTTGGTGGAGGCGGTGGTCTTGGAGGCGGCGGTGGCTACGGAGGCGGTGGCTACGGAGGCGGTGGTGCCGGAGGCGGTGGTGCCGGAGGCGGTGGGGCCGGAGGCGGAGGCTTCGGTGGCTCTGGAGGTTTCGGCGGGGGTGGTCACGGCGGAGGCGGTCTTGGTGGGGGCCACGGAGACGGTCTTGGTGGTGGCCACGGAGGCGGTCTTGGTGGTGGCCACGGAGGCGGTCTTGGGGGAGGACACGGGGGCGGTGGTGGACATGGGGGCGGCGGCGGACTCGGAGGCGGACATGGAGGCGGTGGTGGAGGCCATGGAGGTGGAGGACACGGAGGTGGTGGCCATGGAGGCGGTGGTCATGGAGGATTCGGAGGCggaggaaagggaggaggtaCATTTAATATCCCTTATATTACTTAATGTTATATTAGTTGGGCCTACCGTAATTATGCAAGtgttaaattgttaaatttatacttttcggtggttttaatattttctctaaaaCCCTGCTTGATCAATAACCTTCTTCGACGTAAAAATAAGAAGTAACATGCTAATTATAGAATCAATTGACattctttaataattttctaCAATTGCTTGCataaaataagttattattatgcTTTCACTTCACTGACAGTCctatatatttatgaaaacattaatgGCTTGCATGATAAAATCTTTGAGTGAAAATCTGCATTAAATGAAGCTCAGTACTCGTTTGTGACCTTCGATGATGATGTCTTAATTCGCCGGTTCAACCTTCCTAAGTTTACCTAGCTTATTATAATACATACATTCCTCTGGATTCTATAACTTAATAACGTAGCTACACACTCGCTTCTCTTGTTCCGAGGGtctgagtatttttttcttaaatatttataatttcgctgctcgattttgttttgttttggcATTTCCAGTATGAACGATAATTGACACGTGGTCTCCTTGGCACCTTCTCAGTTACTAGCGGGCTAACATCGACGAAATATTCCTTTCGCCCACACTTCATTTCCAACTGGTGATTCTCACTCGAACCAACGTATCTCCTCAAGCATATCGCATTAGACTTAGTTTCTCACTCCGTTTATAAAAATGTGTTTGTACTCTAGTTAAGTTTTAGAGATTATTAGGTAGTTAATAATCACATGAGGGTGGTCCTTAGCTTAACTTTAAtcattataattgaaattttcaataatttactttcgTAACAAcgtgaaattgtgtttataataaaattcacacTATTCAAATAGGTGAGCCAGTATACTATAGGTAATAATATGCTTATCGTAAATTTGAAAGTCACCAATGCTACGAATCAGGAACGGGTTTAAAGGATTTGAATTTAATTACAATGCCAGCGATGGAAGAGGGAAGTTTTTCTTTCATACGCGTTCTCAAAAATTAACCCAATACAATTATATACGttgatcattttattatttaatttcctctgGCTAGTTATTTACCTTGCCATTCCGATTAGCTATAATATCGTTAAGTTCGGCATTGTGGATAAAGGCATTAGTATTTTCAACCTCAGAATCTTTTGAGAATAAACTTGCACTACTTACTTCTCAGTTAAGCAACCGATGATTGCTTCTGGTCttaaattttactgctaatgtgAGTATGGCTAGAAAATTACCACAAACTGAACACTCCAAGTCTAAACTATTTTTACTTatgcttattttatattttccattcttttacTATACATCTGTtcctgtaataataatttttttatctctgctTCAATTCGAcgaagcacaaatggtaattagTCCTATTTCATTTGAGAATTTTGAAAgtattatttatgataaaattattccattttgtaatatttccccACCTTTAGCGCTCCAGaatatttatgaagttttttcattattCGTGGATGTATAGAGTTGAGTGCCGAAATATGAAATTCAGCTGATTATTTCCTGACGCTGCGGAATACTCTGGTTCCAATTTCAGGGCTCTATGTTTTGACCTGCACCATGGATTGTTTCATATTTCTCCTGTAAATTAGCTCAATCTTACATCTCataagatataaattttcaaatagaaattcttaaaattataatttccaagCCTTCCAGACAACCGTTTAAAGtacattcatacattttatttttttcttcatcatttatCACATCACTATCCAATTGAATAAATACCCCTTCGGTTTTGAAGTAATTCTGGACATActcaataataatttcaatataatacttatttttctatgtaagattatttttaaaaagttaaatcagatttttagtatttatttttggcACATGTACTTGATTATTAATAATATCACTTAAAACGTCATCTTTAATTATAATCATAGTGACTTTCACAGCCTCCTTGATCAAAGATCCAAAGTGAGATACGGTACCTTTCATGTTGCACGACTTGGTATTTCAAAGGCTTTGCACATCTTCTGTCACAAAAAATCACGCCATTTCGTAATCTCTTTGCCGTTTCCTTCCACCACACATTGACTATTCACGCACGCAGAGTTCTCGTGAATGCATTCTGGCTGTCTTAAGTGTATAGCCTTCTTCTATTATGCCGCCTCAAGCGGTGATGTGGCTTGTTCTTTTTCCCGGACGCAGAAATAATTAGTCCCAGCGTTTTCATCACCTTCATGACCTTCGATTCTTACGCGATTTCATACGATGGTGAGGAAGTTACTTTTGACTAGGAAATGAAACCCTTAGCCTTGTGGTCGTCGATTAATAAATAGTAACCAGTATTCCACATACTTAGATACACAAATAGAAGGTTTATTTTCCTCAGAATTATAGTCCATACAAATTAAAAGAGCTCCAaccattttttttcctcaaagcaGAATCGGTCTTGCATACGCGGGTGTAGTTACTAACCAGTCGtagaaatgcttttattttttatgaaaccgTATTTTATTACTCTAAAAGATGGCGAGGTTTAATCAGGGTATCTGACATTCCCTAATGTTTCTTTACCTTGGAGTATTGAGAATCGAATAATATCAGTCAGAGCTTAGCTAATTTTCGTACAAAAGGTTTCTCAATTTATCACGCACGTATAGGGATCAATTTCCAGAGCAGAGATTGATATTTTTTCGTATATTTCGGTGATTTTAAGAATGTAGCCAGCGTCTTGAGAGGTTCACATTAAAGGCATTTCTATTTTGAATTTTGCTCAAAACTAAAATCCTCATACCATTCCTTCACACAATTATTCCTGAGGTAAATGTACAATTTCGGTACAAATATTTGGCAGCAAAATGTACCACCTACATTGACGTTTCTTTGGAAGAGTTTTTTGCAGCCATTATTCACCAAAAACACATGGTGTTTTTTCATGATCATCATAAGTCAGTAATTGGTTTggacattggtttgacgcagctccccgtTTCATAGAGATTCacgtatttattctcctttaAATCTTATATAAAcgttttaatttaaatcattttgagCCGTCCCTAGCCAAGCTttcctcattatgtggccaagtaagttgtcccgtcttcttcatCGGATTTCCATAATACTTCTCTTTTTACTCACTCTTCTCAACCCTTCTTGTGTTATTTATGTTTATATGTGgcataggatttttagatatatcgTGACATATTTAATGCGGATAAATCTCaagaaatgttaatttaatgaaTGTATTCTAAGTAAGCATAAGTTTTTGGGTATATCTGAtctgagatattgaaaaaaatatctttggccTATTAACACCGATTCGATGATTAtaaaccaaagaaaacaaaataacatttgaacatgaaacaaagtaatttttgagTCCCATATATAGTTAGTCGTGCGCTTTATGGATAAATCGCAAAAACGAAAATTGCTAACAAAAAACTTTTATGCTTCCAGGATTCAGCGGCTCCTTCTCCAGCAGCAGTGCTTCCGCCGGAAGTAAGTAACTATTTTTCCCCCATATCCTGACGGCTTTCGTGGAAAACGACCTTCCTATCCTAATTGCCAAGCTTCACTAGTAGCTTCCGGAATAGCTTTATGACCACTTAACCTTAAATGTAAATAGAAACTTGCCAGAATGAGGCCAGAACATGTTCTTTTTGATGCAAttataaaatacttgaaaatattttaactgtccCCTTACAGCTAAAGTCTCGAAGCCTAGTTCACAAAAACTTACTTTGATTAAAGAAAGGTCTggtgatttatcgaaaaatttattgaataaattcaattCGGATTTTAAGTCGAGAGAGTTCGACATTTCGCGTTCCGCCATGTTCCTCATCTTCAGGAAATGTAATTAATTGCCAAATCGGTCTTTATATATGGAAAAGAAACGTATTGAAACGAACGAATTTCTCATCCAATTGGAAACCGTTATGTTATTATGTTATACTCAGTAACTTACTATTGCTTGGATTAATTTGACCCCGAACAATAATTGTAATGTTCCATCAATAACAACTAAGAGCATTCATGAAATCGATTTTAGATGATTTATGATGaagatttttgataaaaattgatagGTATCTATGCCATTATTGCTGATTACTAAATTCAAGAGAAACGTAAACAGATCTCAAATAAACGTAAAGCCACGTCATTTTGAGTGATCTTGGCTCAGCAGACTCTCTCTTGAAGTTCTTCGTTCCTCAGCAACGGCAAAAGAATTCTTGTTAAATTTTTGGGAACGAGGATTTGCTTTAACACATTTTTCAATCACTACAAATGATTTTCTTTACGTTGCAGGTTTTGGTGGTGGTGGAAAAATTGGTTACGGCCGATAAGAACCACTGGATTCGATGCGTCTCAGCAACAACTAcgaatttaattttctaaattataatttaaaaatttcttcctttcattcATACTTTCCCATcattgattatattttgtttcaaaatatatCAACCTTTTGTCCTAGATACATGTGATAATCATTATAGTTGTCTAATAAaacttatgaaatgtatttttcctaAATGGCTTTCAGTTTTTGACCCTAAATATCCCTTTCGTTTCCCTTCCGCCTTTAAAAAATACCATAagggaaaatttatttccctGAATATTTGGATATCAAGACACATCGGATTTAGGAATCtctaaaatttaaactaaaatataactGGATCCAAGTGAATTTTAGAGACTAATTATTGGTACAGGGAGCAGACAATCGTCCAATTCGGGTATAATATGTTGGACGTAATTTACAGTATTTCACTCCTTGGTACCAATTTTCCGattgaatttctattttttactttaattataagttattttttagatttctcaTGGGCCATACAAACAttaaatttatcgattttaaTCTTTGctactaaaaattatattaattaagaaTTTCACCATCTCCAAGCATTTCAACAGCAATGAATATTTCACACAGCACTTCATCTCAAATGGATGTTGATGCATAGATCACATaagtaatttatttccttcaaagaTACCATTATCGAATGCAATATTTTGTCTCCTGAATAATTTGAGCATCAGTGGAAgttcatgtgaaatatttcacgCATATTGGAAATATTACACTGTTATTTTCCAGGtgctatgaaaatattcaaacaaaaatgagtgataataattattttgaatcaatagaaaataaacgTTTACTCATTCCAAAATGACCTTCGTATGATAGAGtgtgttattttaaattttcctttgcctaaaaaatttatcaattgtTTACCATGGGGGTATTCAAAGGTGTGTATCATCCATTTACTCAACTATGGTTATCATATTAGCAAAgctttttaaggaaataattcatgaataataaCCAGATTCTTTGTGCAGTAACTCGAATGCATTGGTAATATACACTAAATATTCGAATGACGTACTTAAGAGACAcgtttttctattttatgcaaAGATATGGAAAATGTATTGATATAATGCAATAAAGGTTTGCACTCGAATGAGTAAAGCAGTGTACATGAAATACTTTAGATCTATGTACTCTGACATGTTTTGATCTAGTGATCACTTCCGTATATGCTTGAAACCGCTGAAACTTATTCATGATATGAACACAATTTTCTGTCGGAATTACTTAACAAAGAgataatactatgaaaaaaatatacctactaccattattttttatagcagCTCTAATGTTAAGTGACCTTGAagatatttcaaatatgtaagaCGCTAATTGAAATAGCAAAAACCGATTTGAATTAACCTATGTAGCCTATAAATATAtagagatgaaaaatgaaaacttggaGACAAATATTTGTACTTAAACAAGCCAGTTGAGGAATTATAACGTTATTCCTACAACAGTGATATCAACGCCCAACGCAACAATGTTTTTTGTACTTCATTGTTACTTTAGACGCTCGATCAAGGGGCATACACAAGCTAATCCACCCTCTGAAAACTAAAACCCAACCTGCAGATTGTACCCCATTTTATagtgcatgaaaattaattgttttgagAATTTCATTTATCGAAAAGGAAAAAGGATGAACACATTTTGATCTTTGGTATGTTTCATCTAGTCAATTAATGAGGGAACcttaaaaaatcatataattcGTCAATTCAGGAGCTCCAAACCTAATATGAAATAATGATGGACAAAACATTTGGCTCTCGCTTAAGAAAGTGCATTAATTCCTTTCGTAGAACATCTGACCTTTTTGGGACTTGcttgaattaaagaaataaaattttaaaaaaacttaacaaagaaaaaatataattatcaaaacATCAGCCAAAAAAGTATGTCTACATCAATATTACTTCAGTACCCAATGTCCTTAATTACTAATTAGATATTCAATGAGTGAAAAAGCTTAAACTTCACAAACAGGCGTGTAATCGGTACTGTAGAGTCATTTATGAGTGATTTACAATACCAAATACTTACTCACAGTGATTCAATCCACAGGTTGATTGAGATAGGTGTggttagagctcacctcgaactaagctaCAAGCGCacgaatttcacacattcacggTAGGATCATTATTCCCTTCAACGATTAAaaagaacaaaactttgtttatCCACccatttattttcgtggtacaactagtttcgacgcagcggcgtcatcctcaggtacctcGGAATAAATTGGAggataaatacaaagttttgttctttcaaattgttgaaatgaacttccacaaagttgagcctgagactatagagattattatTCCCTTTTTACTCAACCGTGTTTTCATAGCCCGTTCAGGAAAGCACTATACCACCTAGCTTCTCGACTTCCGCGGTCAGAGCGGACAGCTCCTTTATGTTAAGAGATTTCGAATGCATCACCAGGAATTGGAACCCGGGACCGCTCGTTCAGAACTCAAACCCACCACCCACTAGGCCACCACAATTCCGACGACTGTAACGAacaaaatacttaataaatattttaaaatctatgaTACGAACGAGTGTACGTTTCTATATTCTGCTGGCAAACACTAACCTTCCCCACCCAACCAGGAGTTCACGCATCGCTGAGAGGCGTCATACCACCGGCACGATCCAGCATTCCTACCACCGCACGAAGTGATGGGGCGTCACACGTGAAGCGAAGCGCGAAATTGAAACGAGAAGGGGGAGTGGCAAAGCCTCAGACAAAACCCCATGATCACTCTGCGTTCCCCGTTCCTCCTGGATTTCCCCACACAACGCATCCTTTCAAGACTTCCCCCCTCCAAATCGTCTAAATTCATTCAGTCACACCGACGCGCAAGCCTCTGAACAAATCCTCCGTGAGAAGGGACTAAATGAAACAACaactatattattttttctccccaCCATCCGCACACAAGACAATTTCCCCCTCATTCCTCCCCCTACCGACGTCAGCGTAGCTTCTTCCAAAGGCGTTAGCCCGGGAGGATATCCGTGGGTGGGTCCTGGACTAACACGACGCCGTAAAGACGGAACGAAGGACGCTGAGTGAGGTTAGTAGACCCTCATACCACAACCATTAGTGAGTCTCCCTCGCCAAGTTTTtcattctttcccttcctcctcaCACTCTTCCCTTCCCATTGGGTCTTTCCCGAAACAATTCCGAGTAACCGGAGCGGTGTCGTCACCGATTGGGACGTGCTTGCAAAGGCGATATCGGAGAGTCAACACGCGGAATGGGGTATAAAACTTGGGTTCCGTGCCATCGGGAATGTCAGTCACAGTGTCCCTGCGGAGCAAAAAGGATTTAGCGAGGCGGAAGAGGCAGCAAAAGTGCGACGGGGTTCTTCGGATTGTTATCAATCGCTAGGGATGGGTACCACAAGTGTCGTGTTTCCTCTACTGTTGATCGCGCTGTGTTGCCATGGATACGGTGCCCTTCCGGCGGTGGAGTCCACGACAGAGTCGAAGAGTACGACGGCCTCAGGTAATTGAATCAGTCGTACGCGAGGGCGAAATTAGTGGGGGAAATTGGATATATTTCTATGTTCTCTTAAGAGGAAGCATCACTCCCGTTCGAAACTCTCTTTTACAAGTTAGTGTTAACCGAAACAGGTAAAGATATAGCTTTAACTCGATAGCaacaaaatacaagcaaaaaacaaggAACAATAGTGTAAAGCCGTTTgtaataacgattagctaaattGATGACCTTAAATAGAATGATTGGTTAACTCCGATTTTCATGCTATACAAAAATCATACTAAACATTATAAAACCGACAAATAGAGAAGTATAActcgtttaaaatttcttctatcgttttgaaatttttgaatctTACAAATTCATCTCTCGCAAAAGTTTTCTGTTTgctcaattataaaattaaccTCA
It includes:
- the LOC124153868 gene encoding glycine-rich cell wall structural protein-like, whose translation is MGTSKAILLAALVVYATATSHKAGHGGGLSGSFSSSSASSGAFGGGFGGGFGGGGKGGLGGGLGLGGGLMGGLGGGLGGGKGIGGGGGGGLGGGGGFGGGGGGGLGGGKGIGGGGGGYGGQGGGGYGGGGKGGKGIGGGHGGGGGLGGGHGGGGGLGGGGGLGGGGGGAGGYGGGGAGGYGGGGSGGFGGGGGHAGGGGLGGGHGGGGGLGGGGGGHGGGGYGGGGHGGGGYGGGGHGSGGLGGGHGGGGHGGGGLGGGHGGGGGLGGGGGLGGGGGYGGGGYGGGGAGGGGAGGGGAGGGGFGGSGGFGGGGHGGGGLGGGHGDGLGGGHGGGLGGGHGGGLGGGHGGGGGHGGGGGLGGGHGGGGGGHGGGGHGGGGHGGGGHGGFGGGGKGGGFSGSFSSSSASAGSFGGGGKIGYGR